TTGACGCCCTGCACGGACCCGCCCCGGTCCGGGACGCCGTCGGCGGCGTACGCGGAGAGGGCCATGGGGCCGACGGGGAGCGCGGTCGCGGCCATCGCTGTGACGACGCTCCGGCGGGAGGGGCGTGGAAGGGGTGAGCTCTTGCTCATGCGTGGTCCTCCTGGGGGACGCCATGAGGTGGGAGTCGTTCCTGTCAGCAGTGGACTACACCACTTGACCCACCTGTGGGGCAAGAGGATCGACAGACCCCGGCCCACGGACGGGGCCCGCTCCCGATGACGTACCTTCCGGATTCCTGCCATGAGGGCCCCCGCCTCCTACCAGAGACGAGACCGCACCATGTCCGAACCCACCACGGAACCCGCGGACCAGCCACGGCTGCGGCACGTGGGCATCGCCGTCGTCGCCACGGCGGCCGAGCACGAAGCGCTGATGGACCGGATCACGGACGTCCTGTGCCCCGACCCCGATCACGAAGGTCCCTGCGCCCTCCCCTGGGCGATGAGCAGCGTCGACGGCGACTCCCTGTCCCGTCGCAGGCGCCGAAGCCTCCTGGAATCGATCGAGGACACGAATCCGACAGGGGGTTGAACGCGCACTGCCCGAAGAACACATCGGCCTGCCCCGTCCGGAGCGGCCGGGTGCCCGGGCGAGCGGGCCCCGCGGATCTGATGCGCGGAGCCCGCTCGGATCCCGGGCGGTCAGGCGGGGGTGATGTTCTCCGCCTGCGGGCCCTTCTGGCCCTGAGTGACGTCGAAGTTCACCTTCTGGCCTTCCTGGAGCTCGCGGAAGCCCTGGGCGGCGATGTTCGAGTAGTGGGCGAACACGTCAGGGCCACCGCCGTCCTGCTCGATGAAACCGAAGCCCTTTTCCGCGTTGAACCACTTCACGGTTCCACTGGCCATTTTTGTCCTCCAAGCAGACACAGAAATCGGCGCCCGCACCGTACGGGCACCGGAGAGGTGATCGTCTTGGTTCTCAGAGACGTCGAACAGCAGAACGCCCGCGAACTCGCGTTCACGGGCAACCGCACCTTCTGAACCACGACAGCTGGACCCGACGCTACACAGCCGACCGGCCCATACGGTGAGCGACGCCCCGACCGTTGTGGCAGTCACCTGCCAGGAGCAAAAGAATTACGTGGCTTCCCGGCCCCGGATCATCGACATCAGCAGCCCGTGGGTCTCGGCGTCGGCGGCCACGACGAGTCCGCGGCCCCCCGGTCCGGCCGGGGCCCCGTCGATCCCCGTGACCACACAGCCGGCGGCCCGGCACAGCGCGATCCCGGCGGCGAAGTGCACGCTCCCGGACAGGTCGCCGCCATCGGTGACGTACGCGGCGCGTTTGCCCGCCGCGACCCAGGCCACCGCCAGCGTTGTGGACACGACGCGTGGCCGGAACCGCTCGACGAAGCCGGGGTGGGCCAGCAGATCCACCGCCCGGAAGCCGGGAGCGCCCGGGAAGGGCGGGTCCAGATTGACGTCCACCAGGCCGGTGGCCGAGGTGGGCACCAGCGGTGCGTCGGTCCCGTTCCGCCGTACCCGGGCGGTCTCTCCGTCGGTGAAGAAGACTTCGTCGGCGAACGGGTCGGCCACGGCCGCCGCCCCGTCGCGCAGGGCCACGTTGACGGCCACGAGCATGGAGCCGACCGCGTAGTTCAGCGTGCCGCACAGGGGATCGACCAACCACTGGCGCACCGCCCCGGAGGCGCCCTGCTGCCCGCCCTCCTCGCCGAGCACCGCGTCGTCGGGCCGGGCTGCACGGATGACGCCGAGGATCGCCTTCTCGGCCTCGACATCGGCGGTGGTGGCGAAGTCCCCGGCACCCTTGTCGATACGGGTGAGCCGACGGCCGTACATGCCCCGCACCACGTCCGCGCCGGCCCGTACGGCGGCTATCGCGATCTCGGTGTCGTCCCGGCCTGCGTTTGAGGTGATCATGCCTGAAGGCTAGGGCCTGTCGTAGCTGCGGTCAGGCCCGTGACCACCGGGATCCCCCCGTCGGGGAGAAGGCCGCATCATCCGATCGGCTGACCCCCGTGTCGTCCGCCGGGGCAGCCGGGGAGAGCTTGTAGGCCGACCGGTTCGGGCGGGAAACGGGCCCAGGATGGAGTGCAGAGCGGGAACGCAGAGAGCTTCCCGAGCCCCCACCGGGCGTCAGCCCCAAGGAGCCGTTGACCATGAAGAAGATGTCGCTGCGTACCCGCGTTCTGACCGGTACCGTCGCTGCCGCCGCCCTCGGCGCCGGTACGTTCGGCGCCGTTTCCGCCAACGCCGCCACCCCGGCCGCCGCCCCCGGCGCGGCCGTCAAGGCCGACGCGGCCAACAAGAACGTCATGCAGACGAGCCACCTGACGGTCGAGGCCGCCACCGAGGCCGCGCAGGCGACGCTCGACGCCGCGAAGAAGGAGAACCAGCGGGTCTCCGTGGCCGTCGTCGACCGCAACGGCAACACCATCGTGACGCTGCGCGGCGACGGCGCCGGCCCGCAGTCCTACGAGGCGGCCGAAAAGAAGGCGTTCACCGCCGTCTCCTGGAACGCCCCCACGTCCGAGCTGGCCAAGCGCCTGGAGTCGGC
The Streptomyces sp. NBC_00234 DNA segment above includes these coding regions:
- a CDS encoding cold-shock protein gives rise to the protein MASGTVKWFNAEKGFGFIEQDGGGPDVFAHYSNIAAQGFRELQEGQKVNFDVTQGQKGPQAENITPA
- a CDS encoding inositol monophosphatase family protein, whose translation is MITSNAGRDDTEIAIAAVRAGADVVRGMYGRRLTRIDKGAGDFATTADVEAEKAILGVIRAARPDDAVLGEEGGQQGASGAVRQWLVDPLCGTLNYAVGSMLVAVNVALRDGAAAVADPFADEVFFTDGETARVRRNGTDAPLVPTSATGLVDVNLDPPFPGAPGFRAVDLLAHPGFVERFRPRVVSTTLAVAWVAAGKRAAYVTDGGDLSGSVHFAAGIALCRAAGCVVTGIDGAPAGPGGRGLVVAADAETHGLLMSMIRGREAT
- a CDS encoding GlcG/HbpS family heme-binding protein, with translation MKKMSLRTRVLTGTVAAAALGAGTFGAVSANAATPAAAPGAAVKADAANKNVMQTSHLTVEAATEAAQATLDAAKKENQRVSVAVVDRNGNTIVTLRGDGAGPQSYEAAEKKAFTAVSWNAPTSELAKRLESAPTLKDIPGTLFLGGGAPVTAKGAPVAGIGVAGAPSGDLDEKFAQAGVASLAK